One window of Saccharopolyspora phatthalungensis genomic DNA carries:
- a CDS encoding lysozyme, with translation MNPESSDQTRSPENNDQPSTPNEATDRGWRSAALRADQALRTAVDRVRPAAHRVGEWLAPLIQRVLQWLAPLLQRVQEAPVVRRLRERVAPHVNKLPKPVREAPRMRSMQAGAAIVAIGVVGLLIGTVVSGPDKSEVEAAAEAAPMPAPAPVAPQAEQPVPEGAPSPEVAPAPEMPAAPAPAPQAPLGPPVEGIDVSNHNGAIDWSRVAAAGKKFTFVLATDGTSFSNPRYSEQYHGAKNAGLIAGAYHFARPGSSSAEVQAQRFLDLADYQADGKTLPPVLDLEVDPNSGGCYGLSVDQMHLWTKTFNDKVKERTGKDPIIYANPSFWRQCMGSTDTFGHHSLWLASYGVDSPAVPAGFDNWDFWQYTDQGQVSGISGGADLNQYQEGLARLQQLAG, from the coding sequence GTGAACCCCGAATCCTCCGACCAAACAAGATCCCCCGAAAACAACGATCAGCCGTCGACCCCGAACGAGGCGACTGACCGCGGGTGGCGTTCCGCTGCGCTGCGTGCCGACCAGGCCCTGCGCACGGCAGTGGATCGCGTGCGGCCGGCGGCGCATCGCGTCGGCGAGTGGCTCGCCCCGCTCATCCAACGCGTTCTGCAGTGGCTCGCGCCGCTGCTGCAGCGAGTTCAGGAAGCACCCGTGGTGCGGCGTCTCCGGGAGAGGGTTGCGCCGCACGTGAACAAGCTCCCCAAGCCCGTGCGGGAGGCACCGCGGATGCGGTCGATGCAGGCGGGCGCCGCCATCGTCGCCATCGGCGTGGTGGGTCTGCTGATCGGCACCGTCGTGTCCGGCCCGGACAAGTCCGAGGTCGAAGCGGCCGCGGAGGCAGCCCCGATGCCGGCCCCGGCTCCGGTTGCTCCCCAGGCCGAACAGCCAGTGCCCGAAGGCGCCCCGAGTCCCGAGGTCGCGCCGGCTCCCGAGATGCCGGCCGCACCGGCGCCCGCCCCGCAAGCCCCGCTGGGCCCGCCGGTCGAGGGCATCGACGTGTCGAACCACAACGGCGCCATCGACTGGTCCCGGGTCGCGGCCGCCGGCAAGAAGTTCACCTTCGTGCTGGCCACCGACGGCACTAGCTTCAGCAACCCCCGCTACAGCGAGCAGTACCACGGGGCCAAGAACGCCGGACTGATCGCGGGTGCTTACCACTTCGCGCGACCGGGCTCGTCCTCGGCGGAAGTGCAGGCCCAGCGCTTCCTGGACCTGGCCGACTACCAGGCCGACGGCAAGACCCTGCCGCCGGTGCTGGACCTGGAAGTCGATCCGAACAGCGGTGGCTGCTACGGCTTGTCCGTCGACCAGATGCACCTGTGGACCAAGACCTTCAACGACAAGGTCAAGGAGCGCACCGGCAAGGATCCGATCATTTACGCCAACCCGTCGTTCTGGCGGCAGTGCATGGGCAGCACCGACACCTTCGGTCACCACTCGCTGTGGCTGGCCTCCTATGGCGTGGACAGCCCGGCGGTGCCGGCCGGCTTCGACAACTGGGACTTCTGGCAGTACACCGACCAGGGCCAGGTCTCCGGTATCAGCGGCGGCGCCGACCTCAACCAGTACCAGGAGGGTCTTGCGCGGCTCCAGCAACTGGCTGGCTGA
- a CDS encoding tetratricopeptide repeat protein, whose translation MSLWEQRVARARQLWTNGDHAAAEHELRAVWADGDFDAAAHAAWLLGALLDEHDDAGGARAIYQRAIDSGHPIYAQLAAIALGRLLFNADDLTAAQAVLRIAADGTAPDAAGHANALLAQVLHTLGDTTGAREAHGRALTCNDPGVIELAREVNLPGLGERSAEADLQVAHEHALRLLDQGRDHEAEPILRRLLDSGHPNYGSLGAAKLYTLHVEDSETARRMAERIIAYRHPEHLGWGYLLLGGVLADLDEAVAAADAFQRAAEDPHPDVRLHALIRLGMQLCDLGRSDEARETYQQVINTRHPRYSVEALGVLGELQRDEGDIAGAVGTFGRVADSGHPEKAPLAAYNMGVLLYEHGDRDAAAEAFRRATEAEDPHLAHQAALALSTMDQFDGRDDPVGDDAEQLVRRAREAAAAGDFATAQADYQQVIDLGLGFWSVLAANSLGLVEAAAGDMDRARRALRWAAMSDDGSLAQDGAFRHALLGEQPAHRLLPALLQLENNDETLLDQLVAGAAPEVRDLASVVKAERLMTIDASSAVEMLSGLVESPNLLARTKAAHLLADWLVRDQRHDEAQALLNRVVGEGHPALRPWAATFLGDVLLDRGDFDGTIAAFETALGTGHPTVLGEVFGKLALMYRTWDRHDDLLDLYRRTAAGSHPEFAPQAAFLLGEEFVQADDLESALDLFAQAADSSSTAAPAAAFGMHAIRQEFESARASFRALTDDDKPHQVATQLCLNLADRYQSRGAVEFTEWALRLVVEAGHAAGVQQGWLLLGALRNELGDADGAAAAWEQAARGGNADEAAVAKCSLANLLSGRGEPDRADALLAEVAGGEAGNAAEAALKLGVFREERGDLDGAIEAFRRAESVGSRGEAAHATANIAILLARQGKAEPARQAFERVISSGVPGVAAYAALELGNMLRDAGDEAGAKAAYERALEFDEPDVTPYVYRQMGAETAEQRGFRLIREGDVEGARAAIREHYGSARVADFWCAACTDPAAAAPILGGASGEDLQVCSELGLEFGRALASSDPNARAFFRMVADHGHPSLAPKAQIALGELAEQRGERAMALVWYRCASAAEVPEAVARAGVLLGQLLVRLNDREGAKSACRHVIAAGSGAATVDAGLLLGHIYYGAGDVAEAKEIWDRSEESAESPAQFGAALHHRIALLGEMTDEALELLRRATTSPDPITAVLGMALLGERAGDQTGAFHWFGTAAELGVPGHSYTARGDTVRGRLGELLLAHGDRDAARIQFERVSRCDAPEIAALGEFGLGLIRYEENDFAGAVAAFVKTTSYVSDGELAESALNNVRVVLDGQRAGGDHLGAAETLRRLVEVVPEHHVAEWAYEVGAELVEAGDCDAALIYLRCAVQIGAPEPAPAAVLALGEVLHRRGDLVGARQAYEQVLAAGDERHAEVAQYRLVELPNDDGPGEAQEFLPSPENVQAPESVQDPENVQAPESVQDPESVQGPEMTATLRLKLHDVGDRAGVIEAFREAADSADDRFPPMATYALAQSLRQEGKFDQARQTYLRLIESEPDDRYAGEALLELASMAFHAEDDTQAREWSLRAWESADPELSAKAAMNLGVIAKRRRDFDTATPWFLALIDLGHSTAALAAAHLAEMHYWREEHAEAIRHYEYTLANTEDRELVAEAAYRVGEIHYRRGEVQQARELLGRAARTEDPAYAHQATRLLARLGS comes from the coding sequence ATGTCACTCTGGGAACAGCGGGTCGCCCGGGCCCGGCAGCTGTGGACCAATGGTGATCATGCCGCCGCGGAGCATGAGTTGCGCGCCGTGTGGGCCGACGGCGACTTCGACGCCGCTGCGCACGCGGCATGGCTGCTCGGGGCGCTCCTGGACGAGCACGACGACGCCGGCGGGGCCCGCGCGATATACCAGCGGGCGATTGACTCCGGGCATCCGATCTACGCCCAGCTGGCCGCGATCGCGTTGGGCCGGCTGCTGTTCAACGCCGACGATCTGACCGCAGCCCAGGCAGTGCTGCGGATCGCGGCCGACGGCACCGCCCCGGACGCCGCCGGCCACGCCAACGCCCTGCTGGCGCAGGTGCTGCACACTCTCGGCGACACCACGGGCGCCCGCGAGGCCCACGGCCGGGCCCTGACCTGCAACGATCCCGGTGTGATCGAGCTCGCGAGGGAGGTGAACCTGCCGGGCCTCGGCGAGAGGTCCGCGGAAGCCGACCTCCAGGTCGCCCACGAGCACGCCTTGCGGCTGCTGGACCAGGGGCGGGACCACGAGGCTGAGCCGATCCTGCGGCGGCTGCTCGACAGCGGCCACCCGAACTACGGATCGCTCGGCGCGGCGAAGCTGTACACGCTGCACGTCGAGGATTCCGAGACGGCGCGGCGGATGGCCGAGCGGATCATCGCCTACCGCCACCCCGAGCACCTCGGCTGGGGTTACCTGCTGCTCGGCGGCGTGCTGGCAGACCTGGACGAGGCGGTGGCCGCCGCCGATGCGTTCCAGCGCGCGGCCGAGGATCCCCACCCCGACGTCCGGCTGCACGCATTGATCCGGCTGGGTATGCAACTGTGCGACCTCGGTCGGTCGGACGAGGCCCGCGAAACCTACCAACAGGTGATCAACACTCGCCACCCGCGCTATTCCGTCGAGGCGCTCGGCGTGCTGGGCGAGTTGCAGCGCGACGAGGGCGACATCGCCGGAGCGGTCGGGACCTTTGGCCGTGTCGCTGATTCCGGGCACCCGGAGAAGGCGCCGCTGGCCGCCTACAACATGGGCGTGCTGCTCTACGAGCACGGCGACCGAGACGCCGCCGCCGAGGCATTCCGAAGGGCCACCGAGGCCGAAGACCCGCACTTGGCCCACCAGGCCGCGCTGGCACTGTCCACGATGGACCAATTCGACGGGCGGGACGACCCGGTCGGCGACGACGCGGAACAACTGGTGCGGCGCGCGCGAGAGGCGGCCGCGGCCGGTGATTTCGCCACCGCGCAAGCCGATTACCAGCAGGTCATCGATCTGGGGCTCGGTTTCTGGTCGGTGCTGGCGGCCAACTCGCTCGGCCTGGTGGAGGCGGCCGCGGGTGACATGGACCGGGCACGGCGCGCGCTGCGCTGGGCCGCGATGTCCGACGACGGATCGCTGGCGCAGGACGGCGCTTTTCGCCACGCGCTGCTCGGCGAACAACCCGCGCACCGGTTACTGCCAGCGCTGCTTCAGCTGGAGAACAACGACGAAACCCTACTGGACCAGCTCGTCGCCGGTGCCGCGCCAGAGGTCCGCGACCTTGCATCGGTCGTCAAGGCCGAGCGCCTGATGACCATCGACGCATCGAGTGCCGTGGAAATGCTGTCCGGGCTGGTCGAATCGCCGAACCTGCTGGCCCGGACGAAGGCGGCCCACCTGCTGGCCGACTGGCTGGTCCGGGACCAGCGACACGACGAAGCACAGGCACTGCTCAACCGGGTCGTCGGCGAAGGACACCCGGCGCTGCGGCCGTGGGCGGCGACCTTTCTCGGTGATGTGCTGCTGGACCGGGGAGACTTCGACGGCACCATCGCGGCCTTCGAGACCGCGCTGGGCACCGGGCATCCCACCGTGCTCGGCGAGGTGTTCGGCAAGCTGGCGCTGATGTACCGGACCTGGGATCGGCATGACGATCTCCTGGACCTCTACCGTCGGACCGCGGCCGGTAGCCACCCCGAATTCGCGCCGCAGGCGGCGTTTCTGCTCGGCGAGGAATTCGTCCAGGCCGACGACCTGGAGTCGGCGCTGGACCTGTTCGCCCAGGCCGCCGACTCCAGCTCGACCGCCGCGCCGGCCGCGGCGTTCGGGATGCACGCCATCCGGCAGGAATTCGAGTCAGCGCGCGCCAGCTTCCGCGCGCTGACCGACGATGACAAGCCGCATCAGGTCGCCACGCAACTTTGCCTGAACCTGGCTGACCGGTACCAGAGCCGGGGCGCGGTCGAGTTCACCGAGTGGGCGCTGCGACTGGTCGTCGAGGCAGGTCACGCGGCGGGGGTTCAGCAGGGCTGGCTCCTGCTCGGCGCGTTGCGCAACGAGCTCGGCGACGCCGATGGTGCCGCAGCCGCGTGGGAGCAAGCGGCCCGTGGCGGCAATGCGGATGAAGCGGCGGTGGCCAAGTGCAGCCTCGCAAACCTGCTGTCAGGCAGGGGAGAGCCGGACCGGGCCGATGCGCTGCTCGCCGAGGTCGCTGGCGGAGAGGCGGGGAACGCCGCCGAAGCCGCGCTCAAGCTGGGCGTCTTCCGCGAGGAGCGTGGCGACCTCGACGGCGCGATCGAGGCGTTCCGCCGTGCGGAGTCGGTGGGTTCCCGGGGCGAGGCCGCCCATGCCACCGCCAACATCGCGATCCTGCTTGCCCGGCAAGGAAAAGCCGAGCCCGCGCGGCAGGCATTCGAGCGCGTGATCTCCTCGGGTGTCCCGGGGGTGGCCGCCTACGCCGCGCTCGAACTGGGCAACATGCTCCGGGACGCTGGGGATGAAGCGGGGGCGAAGGCGGCCTACGAGCGGGCGCTTGAGTTCGACGAACCGGATGTCACACCGTACGTGTATCGGCAGATGGGCGCCGAAACCGCCGAACAGCGGGGATTCCGGTTGATCCGAGAGGGTGATGTCGAGGGTGCCCGCGCGGCGATCCGCGAGCACTACGGCTCGGCTCGGGTCGCCGACTTCTGGTGCGCGGCGTGCACGGACCCGGCTGCTGCGGCACCGATCTTGGGCGGTGCGTCCGGGGAAGACTTGCAGGTGTGCTCCGAGCTCGGCCTGGAATTCGGTCGGGCGCTGGCGAGCAGCGATCCGAATGCGCGGGCGTTCTTCCGCATGGTCGCCGACCACGGGCATCCCTCGCTGGCCCCGAAGGCGCAGATCGCACTGGGAGAACTCGCCGAACAGCGGGGGGAACGTGCGATGGCGCTGGTCTGGTACCGCTGCGCCAGCGCCGCCGAGGTGCCGGAGGCCGTCGCGCGGGCCGGGGTGCTGCTGGGCCAGCTGTTGGTCCGGCTGAATGACCGGGAGGGCGCGAAATCCGCTTGCCGGCACGTCATCGCCGCGGGTTCCGGGGCCGCGACGGTGGACGCGGGCCTGCTGCTCGGGCATATCTATTACGGCGCCGGTGACGTCGCCGAAGCGAAGGAGATCTGGGACCGCTCCGAGGAGTCCGCCGAGTCGCCGGCGCAATTCGGCGCCGCGCTGCATCACAGGATCGCGCTGCTCGGCGAAATGACCGACGAGGCCTTGGAATTGCTGCGTCGGGCGACGACTTCGCCCGATCCGATCACGGCCGTCCTCGGGATGGCGTTGCTCGGCGAACGCGCCGGCGACCAGACCGGGGCATTCCATTGGTTCGGCACGGCCGCCGAGCTCGGGGTGCCCGGACATTCCTACACCGCGCGGGGGGACACCGTGCGGGGGCGGCTCGGCGAACTGTTGCTCGCACACGGCGACCGTGATGCTGCCCGGATCCAGTTCGAGCGGGTCAGCAGGTGCGACGCACCGGAAATCGCGGCGCTCGGCGAGTTCGGGCTGGGGCTGATTCGGTACGAAGAGAACGACTTCGCGGGCGCGGTCGCGGCGTTCGTCAAGACCACGTCTTACGTATCCGACGGAGAACTGGCCGAAAGCGCGCTCAACAACGTCCGCGTCGTGCTCGACGGGCAGCGCGCCGGTGGCGATCACCTCGGTGCCGCGGAAACCCTGCGCCGACTGGTCGAAGTGGTGCCCGAACATCACGTCGCGGAGTGGGCGTACGAAGTCGGCGCCGAGCTCGTCGAGGCCGGAGACTGCGATGCCGCGCTGATCTACCTGCGGTGTGCGGTGCAGATCGGCGCCCCGGAACCCGCTCCGGCAGCGGTGCTCGCGCTGGGCGAGGTGTTGCACCGGCGCGGCGACCTCGTCGGCGCGCGGCAAGCCTACGAGCAAGTGCTTGCCGCCGGCGACGAACGCCATGCCGAGGTGGCGCAATACCGGTTAGTCGAGCTGCCGAACGACGACGGTCCTGGCGAGGCCCAGGAATTCCTGCCGAGCCCAGAGAACGTCCAGGCCCCGGAGAGTGTTCAGGATCCGGAGAACGTCCAGGCCCCGGAGAGTGTTCAGGATCCGGAGAGTGTTCAGGGTCCGGAGATGACGGCGACACTCAGGCTGAAGCTCCACGACGTGGGTGACCGCGCCGGGGTGATCGAGGCATTCCGCGAAGCCGCGGACAGCGCCGACGACCGGTTCCCGCCGATGGCCACCTACGCGCTGGCGCAATCTCTGCGCCAGGAGGGCAAGTTCGACCAGGCCCGGCAGACCTACCTGCGGTTGATCGAGTCCGAGCCGGATGACCGGTACGCGGGCGAAGCGCTGCTGGAACTGGCGTCGATGGCCTTCCACGCCGAGGACGACACGCAGGCCCGCGAGTGGAGCCTGCGGGCGTGGGAGTCCGCCGACCCGGAGCTGTCCGCGAAGGCGGCGATGAACCTCGGGGTGATCGCCAAGCGCCGCCGCGACTTCGACACCGCGACGCCGTGGTTCCTGGCGCTGATCGACCTCGGGCATTCCACCGCCGCCCTGGCCGCCGCCCACCTCGCCGAAATGCATTACTGGCGCGAGGAACACGCCGAGGCGATCCGGCACTACGAGTACACGCTGGCGAACACCGAAGACCGGGAACTCGTCGCCGAAGCAGCCTACCGGGTGGGCGAAATCCACTACCGGCGCGGCGAGGTGCAACAGGCTCGCGAACTCCTCGGCCGCGCGGCGCGCACCGAGGACCCGGCCTACGCCCACCAGGCGACTCGGCTCCTGGCCCGGCTGGGTTCGTGA
- the kstR gene encoding cholesterol catabolism transcriptional regulator KstR: MESTSRNVLQALRDDEAGSTAQQERRKRIIDATIALATKGGYDAVQMRTVAEQADVALGTLYRYFPSKIHLLVTGLAGEFERAQEKLNRTKIPGETPYQRVMFVLDRATRALQRNPQLTEAMTRAFMFAGTSAAAEVDTVTALVERFFTNAMTEDEPTDEEKAIARVIGDVWLSNMVAWVTRRASAADVSNRLELAVRLLLA, encoded by the coding sequence ATGGAAAGCACCTCGCGAAATGTGCTGCAGGCGCTCCGGGACGATGAGGCCGGCTCCACCGCCCAGCAGGAGCGCCGCAAGCGGATCATCGACGCGACCATCGCGCTGGCGACCAAGGGCGGCTACGACGCGGTCCAAATGCGCACCGTGGCGGAGCAGGCGGACGTGGCGCTGGGAACGCTGTATCGGTACTTCCCATCCAAGATCCACCTGTTGGTCACCGGCCTCGCCGGGGAGTTCGAGCGGGCTCAGGAGAAGCTGAACCGCACCAAGATCCCCGGCGAAACCCCTTACCAGCGCGTCATGTTCGTGCTCGACCGCGCCACCCGGGCGTTGCAGCGCAACCCGCAGCTGACCGAGGCGATGACGCGCGCGTTCATGTTCGCCGGCACCTCCGCGGCCGCCGAGGTCGACACGGTCACCGCGCTGGTCGAGCGGTTTTTCACCAACGCCATGACCGAGGACGAACCGACCGACGAGGAGAAGGCGATCGCCCGGGTGATCGGCGACGTGTGGCTGTCCAACATGGTCGCTTGGGTGACCCGCCGGGCATCGGCCGCCGACGTGTCCAACCGACTGGAGTTGGCCGTCCGGCTGCTACTGGCGTGA
- a CDS encoding glycosyltransferase family 4 protein translates to MRIALLSYRSKPHCGGQGVYVRHLSRGLAELGHHVEVFSGKPYPELDPGVDLTAVDSLDLYDEADPFRTPNWRELRDAVDLLEVGTMWTAGFPEPLTFSLRAAKLLRARSHEFDVVHDNQSLGYGLLSLQRAIPLVATIHHPITHDRRVDLAGATGWRRIGLRRWYGFTRMQGRVARRIPRLLTVSESSALDIRRDFGVASRQLRVVPLGVDAEVFKPPTVPRVPGRIVAMASADTPMKGIGTLLEAVAKLRTERTVELVLVARPTPGGPTERRIDELAIGEVVRTVSGLSDAALANLLGSAEVACVPSLYEGFSLPTVEALACATPLVASRAGAIPEVAGRDGECADLVPPGDAEALAKALAGLLDSADRRQRLGAAGRARVLAKYSWKSVAAATADCYAEVIARSPRAGKGATRC, encoded by the coding sequence GTGCGGATCGCGTTGCTGTCCTACCGGAGTAAGCCGCACTGCGGCGGGCAAGGCGTCTACGTCCGGCACCTCAGCCGCGGGCTTGCCGAACTGGGGCACCACGTCGAGGTGTTCTCCGGTAAGCCGTACCCGGAACTGGATCCCGGCGTGGACCTGACCGCAGTGGACAGCCTCGATCTCTACGACGAGGCGGATCCCTTCCGCACGCCGAACTGGCGGGAGCTGCGTGATGCCGTCGACCTGCTGGAGGTCGGCACCATGTGGACCGCCGGGTTCCCGGAGCCGCTGACCTTCAGCCTGCGCGCGGCGAAGCTGCTGCGGGCCCGGTCCCACGAGTTCGACGTGGTGCACGACAACCAGAGCCTCGGCTACGGCCTGCTGTCCCTGCAGCGTGCGATTCCGCTGGTCGCGACGATCCACCATCCCATCACCCACGACCGCCGGGTCGATCTGGCCGGCGCCACCGGCTGGCGGCGGATCGGGTTGCGCCGCTGGTACGGCTTCACCCGCATGCAAGGCCGGGTGGCCCGCCGGATCCCGCGGCTGTTAACCGTCTCGGAGTCCTCGGCCCTCGACATCCGGCGCGATTTCGGTGTCGCCTCCCGGCAGTTGCGGGTGGTGCCGCTGGGCGTGGACGCCGAGGTTTTCAAGCCCCCGACCGTGCCCCGGGTGCCTGGCCGAATCGTGGCGATGGCCAGCGCGGACACCCCGATGAAGGGTATCGGCACCCTGCTGGAAGCCGTCGCGAAGCTGCGCACCGAACGCACCGTGGAGCTGGTGCTGGTCGCCCGGCCGACGCCCGGCGGTCCCACCGAGCGGCGCATCGATGAACTGGCCATCGGCGAGGTCGTGCGCACCGTCAGCGGCCTCAGCGACGCCGCGCTCGCGAACCTGCTCGGCTCCGCTGAAGTGGCCTGCGTCCCGTCGCTGTACGAGGGCTTTTCGTTGCCGACCGTCGAAGCGCTGGCCTGCGCGACACCGCTGGTGGCCAGCCGCGCCGGGGCGATCCCGGAGGTCGCCGGGCGCGACGGCGAATGCGCCGATCTGGTCCCGCCGGGCGATGCCGAGGCGCTGGCGAAGGCGCTGGCCGGCCTGCTCGACTCGGCCGATCGGCGGCAGCGGCTCGGCGCGGCGGGCCGGGCTCGGGTGCTGGCGAAGTACAGCTGGAAATCGGTGGCGGCGGCGACGGCCGACTGCTACGCCGAAGTGATCGCGCGCAGCCCGCGCGCCGGGAAGGGAGCAACGCGTTGCTGA
- a CDS encoding methyltransferase domain-containing protein, whose amino-acid sequence MDFDKLGVQPGQRALDLGCGAGRHAFELYRRGADVVAFDQDVAELENVAAMFAAMHAENQVPDGASAQTVTGDALALPFPDEHFDCVIAAEIMEHIPEDERAMRELVRVVKPGGRVVVTVPRWFPEQVCWALSDEYHQVEGGHVRIYTAGELIGKLRDAGLRPAFHHYAHALHSPYWWLKCAVGTHNDDHPLPKLYHRFLVWDLMKRPWLTRTAERVLDPVLGKSIAIYLGKPGAASAGA is encoded by the coding sequence GTGGACTTCGACAAGCTCGGCGTGCAACCGGGCCAGCGGGCGCTGGACCTGGGCTGCGGCGCGGGGCGGCACGCCTTCGAACTCTATCGCCGCGGGGCGGATGTGGTCGCCTTCGACCAGGACGTCGCGGAGCTGGAGAACGTGGCGGCGATGTTCGCCGCGATGCACGCCGAGAACCAGGTTCCGGACGGTGCCAGCGCGCAGACCGTTACCGGCGACGCCCTCGCGCTGCCTTTCCCGGACGAGCACTTCGATTGCGTGATCGCCGCGGAGATCATGGAGCACATTCCCGAGGACGAGCGGGCGATGCGCGAGCTGGTGCGCGTGGTCAAGCCGGGTGGCCGGGTGGTCGTGACGGTGCCGCGCTGGTTTCCGGAACAGGTCTGCTGGGCGCTGTCGGACGAATACCACCAGGTCGAGGGCGGCCACGTGCGGATCTACACCGCCGGGGAGCTGATCGGCAAGCTCCGCGACGCGGGGTTACGCCCGGCTTTCCATCACTACGCGCATGCGCTGCACTCGCCCTACTGGTGGCTCAAGTGCGCGGTGGGTACCCACAACGACGACCATCCGCTGCCCAAGCTCTACCACCGGTTCCTGGTGTGGGACCTGATGAAGCGGCCCTGGCTGACCCGCACCGCCGAGCGGGTTCTGGACCCGGTGCTGGGCAAGAGCATCGCGATCTACCTCGGCAAACCGGGAGCGGCCAGTGCCGGGGCCTGA
- a CDS encoding prenyltransferase, with protein MPGPEVPGVLCAEAVIQTGKAIAATQLASGAVPWFPGGHVDPWDHVESAMAMAATGLLAEAESAYAWLRATQRTDGSWPLQVRDGRIEDAGADTNFCAYPAVGVWHYLLISGDDGFAERMWPVVRAAIDFVLGAQRERGEIDWAVGESGVATGEALLSGCSSIHHSLRCALALAEYLDQPQPGWEVALGRLGHALRRHPEAFAPKHRYSMDWYYPVLGGALRGEAGRQRLFARWSDFVVDGLGVRCVDDHPWVTGAETCELVLSLDAVEEHDLARELLAAMQHLRDPDGSYWTGLVYADGKRWPEERSTWTAAAVVLAADALSRTTPGSGIFRGEKLPMGLPVENVPCCELENVPGT; from the coding sequence GTGCCGGGGCCTGAGGTCCCGGGAGTGCTGTGCGCCGAGGCGGTCATCCAGACCGGCAAGGCCATCGCCGCGACACAGCTGGCATCCGGTGCGGTGCCGTGGTTCCCGGGCGGCCACGTGGACCCGTGGGACCACGTCGAATCGGCGATGGCGATGGCCGCGACCGGGCTGCTGGCCGAGGCCGAAAGCGCCTACGCGTGGCTGCGCGCTACCCAGCGAACCGACGGGTCCTGGCCGTTGCAGGTGCGCGACGGGCGGATCGAGGACGCGGGGGCGGACACCAACTTCTGCGCCTACCCGGCCGTTGGCGTGTGGCACTACCTGCTGATCAGCGGCGATGATGGCTTCGCGGAGCGGATGTGGCCGGTGGTGCGCGCCGCGATCGACTTCGTGCTCGGCGCGCAGCGCGAACGGGGCGAAATCGACTGGGCGGTGGGCGAATCCGGCGTTGCGACCGGTGAGGCGCTGCTTTCGGGGTGTTCCAGCATCCACCACAGCCTGCGCTGCGCCCTTGCCCTGGCCGAATACCTGGACCAGCCGCAGCCGGGCTGGGAGGTGGCGCTGGGTCGGCTCGGGCACGCGCTGCGGCGGCATCCCGAGGCGTTCGCGCCGAAGCACCGGTACTCGATGGACTGGTACTACCCGGTGCTTGGCGGTGCGCTGCGCGGCGAGGCCGGGCGGCAGCGGTTATTCGCCCGCTGGTCGGATTTCGTCGTCGACGGGCTCGGGGTGCGCTGCGTCGATGATCACCCGTGGGTCACCGGCGCGGAGACCTGCGAACTCGTGCTGAGCCTCGATGCGGTCGAGGAGCACGATCTCGCGCGGGAGTTACTGGCGGCCATGCAGCACCTGCGGGATCCGGACGGCTCGTACTGGACGGGCCTGGTCTACGCCGATGGCAAGCGCTGGCCGGAGGAACGCTCTACCTGGACCGCGGCGGCTGTGGTGCTGGCCGCCGATGCCCTATCGCGCACCACGCCGGGCAGCGGCATCTTCCGCGGCGAAAAACTCCCGATGGGTCTGCCCGTCGAGAACGTCCCCTGCTGCGAACTCGAAAACGTCCCCGGCACCTGA
- a CDS encoding class I SAM-dependent methyltransferase — protein MTQGSATDREQRPPIPTQLRELAERATGFMPPDEGRALYEAALDHLGTGLAVEIGTYCGKSAIYLGAAARRTGGRVVTVDHHRGSEEHQPGWEYHDPMLVDPLVGKLDTLGEFRRTIAAAGLEEEVTAIVGRSGAVAEFWRSPLSLLFIDGGHTDAAANADYEGWARWVEPGGALVIHDVFPDPYDGGQAPYRIYCRAIETGAFRDTRVVGSLRVLQRTTGTPGFLS, from the coding sequence GTGACGCAGGGATCGGCCACCGACCGAGAGCAGCGCCCCCCGATCCCGACGCAGCTGCGCGAGCTCGCCGAACGGGCCACCGGGTTCATGCCGCCCGACGAGGGGCGGGCGCTCTACGAGGCCGCGCTCGACCACCTCGGCACCGGCCTGGCGGTGGAGATCGGCACCTACTGCGGCAAGTCCGCCATCTACCTCGGTGCCGCGGCCCGGCGCACCGGCGGCCGGGTCGTCACCGTCGATCACCACCGGGGCTCCGAGGAGCACCAGCCGGGCTGGGAATACCACGACCCGATGCTGGTTGATCCGCTGGTCGGAAAGCTTGACACGCTGGGCGAATTCCGGCGAACGATCGCCGCGGCCGGGCTTGAGGAGGAGGTGACCGCGATCGTCGGCCGCTCGGGAGCCGTCGCGGAATTCTGGCGCAGCCCGCTGTCGCTGCTGTTCATCGACGGCGGGCACACCGACGCCGCCGCGAACGCCGACTACGAAGGCTGGGCGCGCTGGGTCGAACCGGGCGGCGCGCTGGTGATCCACGACGTCTTCCCGGATCCCTACGACGGCGGCCAAGCGCCCTACCGCATCTACTGCCGAGCCATCGAAACCGGTGCCTTCCGTGATACCCGGGTCGTCGGCTCCCTCCGAGTCCTCCAACGCACCACCGGCACCCCCGGCTTCCTGTCCTGA